CTTCCCTCCTCTGTCCTCCATCAATGGAGTAAAAATCATATCAGTCATAACTCAACACTTGTTGGAGTTGGAAGCATGGTTTCAAATATCAGTATCCATGGATCTATCCAAATTTCGTCAATATTGTATCAATAATTTGATCGATGATAAATAATTTTAAGATAAATATGAGTAAGACAGATCAATatcagtatcaatatcaatatcaatatcaatatcagtgGAATATGATTATTCAAACCGTGGTTGATAGATTCATCAATGAAGAATACTTCTATTTGGAAAACCTTTTATTTGGAGGGCACTATTGCAAATTCAAATGAAAATCAAAGTTTATGACTAGtatcatttccatttttttttttaatttaattaatgaaaTCAATTTAGTTGAAACTCTTTTAATTGTTTATGACTTTATGTGACACGTTTTTTGGTTGACAGCATTTTAGTCATTAGGTATAGAATAGGAGACTTTCCAACTTCCAATTTTCAACACCTACTCAAACGGCTGGATCAGACCGACCGTGTATGGAAATTAGGGTTTGAAGAAGTTTTTTCTCTCGGATTTCCACCGATTTTGGTCCATTCAAGGTCCACTTCCTGTTTTTAAAACAGTGGGTCATTTTCATCCTAAAGCCTGACTTTATCTCAAACCTAAGACTGGTCCGACCAATATTACTTGTGTTGGGGGCTCAAGCATTGATTGATTAATAATCAGACATTTCTTGTGCAAAGTAGTGGTTCGATGATTATCTGGCCAAATATTGTGATCGATTGATATTTGAGTGTTTATAACTTGATTAACATGCTTATGCCCATTTAGTCCGATAATAGTTCGTTTATTACCTGTTTAAATATCTTTGAGAGAACGATTAGTTAACTAACCCGTTTAAACCTGATTATCTTGAGCTTGATTACGGATTGGTATCCGACTGAGTGAATAGAAATGTATCCAAGCCTTGACCTATGAAGCCCAAGTTCCTAAAAATGTAGAAACATAGCTAGGGCTTAAATTGTTGAAGACTGATTAAACCCAACAACAATCAATTGAATCCAACCAATTGACATCCTTACTATTTCCCTCTTACATGGGATTCTCTATATTTTCATTCTACTGTTTAGGTCTTTGCCATTATGGGTGTTTATTACAAGTCCATCTCGGTAGGTCTAACACAATTATTAATAGATCATTCTTAGTGCAAGGATGCTACTCAATGGACGTTCAACCAGGGCTGACTGATCAATAACCCGACTCAACTGGACATGTTTAAGACCTTTTTATAGCCCACTTTGAACTTGTTTATGAAGCCAGACATGTTTAAAGACCGTATGAAGCCCTAAAATAGCTCATTTAGAGATAAATGTAACATTTATCTTTTTAAAGCCCGACTATGGTCCGTTTAGCCAGATTATCCCtggtttcaatttgaaattcatttttctGACTGTTTTACTCATTGTCGTACCAATTCAAATACGGGTCtaaccaaaattttcaaatcatgATGCAAGTTTCTAAAGTGGAAAAACCTGGTTAGAcctgactgattgacacccttatcacCGCTATTGATGTTACGTACAAATTGTAATTATAGTGGGGTCTTTGGGGGCACCCTCACCCAAATTGTAATTATAATGGAGTCCTTTTTCCAAACAAAATTACCATCTTTTCGGGGTAGCCAAATTGTCAACTTGATCAACTAAAAAACAAGATGTAGCCTGCCAGACTCCTAATTAATCCTAGTTGATATGCAACTGGTAAGAACCATAGGAAAGAGTATCTTTTAAGGCTTGGCTTATATGGAATATCCTATCTTTTCCTATTTCTATTGACAATTTGGGGCCACTTGGGAGATGTTAGCTGTGTGGTCCCCATTTTTTATGAGTTAGAACGGCCGATTACATCTTTAGTATTTCCCTCTTACATGGGATTCTCTATATATTAATTCTACTATTTAGGTCTTTGCCATTATGGGTGTTTATTAAAGGCCCAGCTTGGGGAGGTCCGACACAGTTATTAATAGATCATTCTTAGTGCAAGTGTGCTACTCTATGGACGCTCAATCAGCCAATTGATTAATAGTTCGATTCAACTCGACACGTTTAAGACCATTTTATAGCCCCCCTTCGAACGTGTTTATGAAGTGTGACATGTTTAAAGACCGTCTGAAGCCCTAAAATAACTCATTTACagataaatataatatttacCCTTTTAAAGTCCGACTAAGATCCGTTTAGCTCGATCATCCTAGTTTCaatttgaaatctatttttCTGATTGTTTTACTCTTTGTCGGTACTACATCAAATacaaatctaataaaaattttcaaaccatgATACAAGGTCCTAAAGTGGGAAAACTTGATTGAACCCGacggattgacacccctatcacTGCCATTGATGTTACGTGCAAATTGTAATTATAGTGGGGTCCTTTTTTCAGAACAAATTTACCATCGACACCAAACTGTCAACTTGATCAACTAAAAACCAAGATGTAGCCTGCCAGACTGCTAATCCTACTTGATATACTATagaaaaaatatcttttaaaGCTTGCCTTATATGAAATATCCAATCTTTTCCTATTTCTACTGAAGATTTGGGGCCACTTGGGATTAGCTGTGTGGTCCCGATTTTGTATGAGTTAGAACGGCCGAttcttaatgaaaaaaaaaacatcagaaTCGTTTTGTTCCGATTCGAATCACGCTTTATTAAAACAGTGTTTATCTTACGCAACTTAGTTTAAGAAGGCAAGAACAAAGACAGGTCGAGAGAGCCGAAGAACGTAGAAGGAAACTGAGAAAGATGGGCTATGGATTGATTTCAGCAGGAAGCGAAGCTTCCTTctatctctgcatagcatctaaCCCTTTGTGTGGAAGATCTATTGGAGCCTTTGATTGTGTTTGCTTCAATACCCATCAGCCAAAAATTACAATTTCGATCGAAAATCGTTCTCGGTCTTTCAGAACTAAGGCTGCTGTTAATGATAGGTTTGTTACTGCAAACCCAGAGATGAATTTCTATGAGTTGTTGGGGATTTCAGAGAGTGGATCCTTCTCAGATATCAAGCAAGCTTATAAGCAATTGGCGTTGAAGTATCATCCCGATGTGTCGCCTCCTGAAAGGGTAGATGAGTACACTAAGAGATTTATTCAAGTACAGGAGGCGTATGAGACATTGTCTGATCCAAACAGAAGAGCTTTGTATGACAGGGATTTGGCCAGGGGTTTGCATCTGGCTTTCTCAGCACGCAAAGGCAATAGATATGAAGAGGTAATGTTAATTTGTTGGGGGAATGTGTTATTTAGATTTCTTTTCATTGATTCCTCTcttgattttgtcaaatttGTTTATTTGGATCTGGGTTTGTGGGATTTTCTgagttttcttgttttgttccGATTTATGAGATGCCAAATGGTTTGCGTTGTACAGGATTTACATTTTTCTTCCTAAATTAGGGGTTCTAAAGTTTTCGAGTTTCTTTATGAATGATGGATTTCTTTGTTTGTGGAATTGGCATATCTCTCTCATGGTCATCTGATGTTCTGTGATTTCGAATTGTTTTACAAAGCAGTGGAAGTTTTATTCTGAATTCATCAACTGGGAGAAGGGAATAAGAAGTGTGGGTTTGGGAGGGGAAgaaagaattttcttttcttttcctttttgaatcTACCTTTTCTTGAAGCTGTTAATAATTTTTCCATTGGCAAGAGTAGGTTACTGGTTATTAGGCTAATGGGTGAATATGAGTTTGAACCTATCAACGGGTCAACCCTTCAAGAGACCTTACcaaaaaagtaagaaatttgTCGATCTCTGTTCCATGTGTATTAAGATTTcctgataaaagaaaaatggtatTGATATAGACTTGGTTTCTGAATCCTGGCTGTCCTCTTAGTGCTCATGAGGTTGTGAAGATGGGTTTGAACTTTAAACCTGGCAATGGTGCAAAACTGAACAGACTTGAgcaacaaagtgaaaaaattaTGTTCTcagtttcatttatttttgagaTTCCTTGTCATAAGATGGCACTGATTTGGACTTGTTTGCTGAATCCTGGCTTACCTCTTTGTTGATCTGGGTTTGTGGAATTCCATGTCTGTTTTGTTTCCCTTTGTTACTTGCATGATTTGGATAAGAACTTTTATGCTCTTTCTGagtttttgttttccttcttgttgCTATGGAGGATTTTAGTCTTGGTTCTTTTAGTTAATGTAAATTGGCATCTCTTTGTATGTTCTATTTATTTGTTGAGTCTTCcaatccccaccccccccccccaccctccccccgccaaaaaaaaaaaaaaaaaaaaagaaaaaccttcaAACAACACTCTAAAGTGCTTTGAGCTATTGTTTCTATTAGGGCCATAATGGTTTTTCCCTCGTATTATTTGGTTTGTTTTTCCAACttcttttgttattatttttcaaCAATTATAATAATCTACAAACTTTTTTATTTCAGTCTTTCAGAATTTGATCTTCCTGTGCCTTTCCTACTCTTTTATCTTGTTCTCTATGAAATTATGATACTTTatgcatgtatttcagtttggtttggcTTCAGATTTATTCTTTTGATTACCGCTTTGCATTGATTAGCTTCCCCTTCGTCCCCCCATAATTAGGATTTGGAGGAGAGAATCAACTGGAGGAACCAGTGGGAGTCTCAACTTGACGGGTTAAAAAGGAGGAGCATGAACAAGGATTCAACAGGGAACATGTCATGGGGAGCTCGAATGCGCAGAAGAAGGAATGAATCATCAACCGACTTGTAGGTTGATGTTTTGATATACTGTATATATTTTTCGCTACTTGTGTTGATATGGCTTTGGCCTGGACgacaaatcaaaaccaaagacactggtttttttttttggataactgTGTCTTTTTCTCAGCCCTTATTCACAACAGGTATTTGAAAGCAGTGTACAGAAGATCAAATTTTCAGTTGCTGAGTTTGAGTTTGGTTCTTGGATTTTCTGgaatgagtattttttttttttttttttgcattttgaaATTAAGGTTCACAACTACGTGAGAGGGGGAAAAGCAGTGTTTGAAGCTTTGCCCCCCTTGCTTTAAAGAGATTTAGTGAACTATGACTAAATGGGTAGACTTACCCGGGACACTAGCTGAGCTAATAGTGTTTGTTCCTATCAGTCAATTCAATTAGTCTTTTGGTTGATCCATTACATATGTGAGGAAAATGCTACATGAAGAGAGAGTACCAGATTGTGCTTTTGGCCAGAACAGATCTCTCATATGGTATCAATCAATGGCCTTCATTTTAAGTGTTGAATCTGGTATACCATCATTGTTTCAGACCTCAGTGTGACTACATTGAAGAAATGGCAAATGCGGAAGCCATTCATTGTTTGAAGTTCATGGATTCAACCTTTCTTGTTTCATTGctgattttctttttgttactGTGAATTAGAATGAAATAACTGGCATTGGTGGCTATATGGTCTTGT
This Macadamia integrifolia cultivar HAES 741 unplaced genomic scaffold, SCU_Mint_v3 scaffold3234, whole genome shotgun sequence DNA region includes the following protein-coding sequences:
- the LOC122067919 gene encoding chaperone protein dnaJ 20, chloroplastic-like codes for the protein MGYGLISAGSEASFYLCIASNPLCGRSIGAFDCVCFNTHQPKITISIENRSRSFRTKAAVNDRFVTANPEMNFYELLGISESGSFSDIKQAYKQLALKYHPDVSPPERVDEYTKRFIQVQEAYETLSDPNRRALYDRDLARGLHLAFSARKGNRYEEDLEERINWRNQWESQLDGLKRRSMNKDSTGNMSWGARMRRRRNESSTDL